In Pseudonocardia sp. HH130629-09, a genomic segment contains:
- a CDS encoding ParA family protein codes for MAILARVHAVCCQKGGVGKTTITVNLAAVVDQVLGGDDPSVLVVGTDPQRSMDWWASRVGDDIPFAYTETDSPSDLERLRDADFSHVFVDTPGSLENEHILRTVLKSADDAIVPITTEPLTFVPADTTITQVIEPLGVPYTVVVNLWDPRDGRVDLDDTLTFARKKNWPLANSVIRRYKIHSRAAAEGVVCTQYAKSRVALEAQQDILRLALELGYGRTR; via the coding sequence GTGGCCATCTTGGCCAGAGTTCATGCTGTGTGCTGCCAGAAGGGCGGCGTCGGCAAAACCACGATCACCGTCAACCTCGCTGCTGTCGTCGACCAGGTGCTCGGGGGTGACGATCCGTCCGTCCTGGTCGTGGGCACTGACCCGCAGCGATCCATGGATTGGTGGGCAAGCCGGGTTGGCGACGACATCCCGTTCGCCTACACCGAGACCGACAGCCCCAGTGATCTGGAGAGGTTGCGAGACGCTGACTTCTCGCACGTGTTCGTTGACACCCCGGGCAGTCTGGAGAATGAGCACATTCTCCGGACGGTCTTGAAGAGTGCCGACGACGCGATCGTTCCGATCACGACAGAGCCGCTCACCTTCGTGCCGGCCGACACGACGATCACCCAGGTCATCGAGCCTCTGGGGGTCCCCTACACCGTGGTCGTGAATCTCTGGGATCCACGCGACGGCCGGGTCGACCTCGACGACACGCTGACCTTTGCCCGTAAGAAGAACTGGCCGCTCGCGAACTCGGTCATTCGTCGTTACAAGATCCACAGTCGGGCGGCAGCAGAGGGTGTCGTCTGTACCCAGTACGCCAAGAGCCGTGTGGCTTTGGAGGCCCAGCAGGACATCCTGCGGCTGGCGCTCGAACTCGGCTACGGGCGCACCCGATGA